TAAATGACAGGCTCCAATAACTTTCCATTTGGTGTTTGTCATGTAAATGTATTTACCTTGAATCACACATTAAGCTAAAACTGGATTATTTTTTGGGGCATACCAAAAAGAGCACATTAGCGTCATCAAGTGGATATGTGTTCCAATGTAAAGCTCAGTTCCCGTGATGCATCACGCCTCCATTTTTCATGTGACCCCAGACTGCCAATAAAATCGCGTTTAAGAAATTCCGCTTAATCTATTGGCTGTACATCTCGGATGAAGAACATTTAAAGTTGTGTTTGAAAATTCCGCACGATAGAGCGCCAGCGGTGACGGAAGTCATATTTGTTTAAAATTACTTATCTACAAGATAGTTGTTCAAAAGAAAGAATAGAGGTAAGACTTCATCACTTGGTAAAGACAATTTTGGGGCTCGTTTCCAGTAGTTAGCGTTTTTTTTGGTATATCACAATATTTGCTAACGGTAGCTAACTTTCTAAGTAACGTAGGCAGTTATCTTGGTTAACGCTAGCTGGCTCACGTTAATGTTAGCTGACTAGTAGGGGCTATGTTATCTagctaatacatttattttttaatgtgGGAAACTGTTTGTGTGTTACAGCTGACGTTTACAGTATTGAGTGTTCTGCAAACATGTCTACGCACAACTCGTTCAGTGTCGCAAAAAAGGATGAGAAGGGGAGAAATATTCAAGTCGTTGTGAGATGCAGGTAAACTAAATTTGTATGAAACCAGTGGGAGTTGGGACTAAAAGCAACTTGATCGTAGCTAATTAACTTGCTAGCTAAATGGACAAGAACATCAGTGTTTATCACAGCAACAGTAGCTAGTTAGTCTAATGTTGTCTTGCTAACTTCTCTGCCCATGCCTCTTCAGACCCTTCAACAATGCGGAACGCAAGTCTGCCGCCCATGGAGTCATTGACACAGTAGAAAATCGAAAAGAGATCAATGTGCGAACGGGGGGGATTGGCGACAAGGCAGCTAGGAAGACGTACACCTTTGATATGGTAACTAATGTAACGTTCTTTGTCTAAACTGGACAAACCACTATACTTGGGTTGCAATGTCATTTGTTCCTAATGTGCAAATTAAATGTTATCAAACCCTCGTCTCAGGTGTTTGGTCCATCTGCCAAGCAAATTGATGTCTACAAGAGTGTTGTCTGCCCTATTTTGGATGAAGTGATAGGTGGATACAATTGTACAGTTTTTGCGTAAGTACTACCTAAGCAGGGATTAAGTGGCATGTCCACAAGGTTACATTTAGCCATTTGAAGCTGACACCTGCTACTGAAGGTGATTGTCAATTTTGTACATGTTTTTGACTAAATATTTTCTTTCTGTCATTTAGGTATGGCCAAACGGGAACAGGAAAGACTTTTACAATGGAAGGAGAAAGATCTCCAAATGAAGAATTTACATGGGAAGAGGTATAACATAACTTGTATCAGATCTGTCAATtaacttatttaaaaaaataaaataaaaaaaaatagttttcaGTATTTGTGATTTGAATGGACTCTTTCAGGATCCTCTTGCTGGTATCATTCCCCGGACACTTCATCAGATATTTGAGAAGCTGTCTGAAAGTGGGACAGAGTTTTCTGTCAAGGTTTCCTTGCTGGAGATCTACAATGAAGAGTTGTTTGACCTGCTGAGTCCTTTTCCTGACGTCACTGAACGTCTTCAGTTGTTTGATGATCCACGTAACAAGGTACTAACCAGTCTCTTATGTACGTACCTAATGGGTTGAGTTACACGTGTCTGTCAACATGTcactgctgccccccccccccccccccccagggtgaTTTTCTTAATCTAATGGTCATATTAAAACATGCATTTGAAGGTTAAATATAAtttctgggcctcccgggtggcgcagtggttaatgGCGCTGTGCTGCAGTGccggctgtgccaccagagactctggattCGCGCCCAgtctctgtcgtaaccggccgctaccgggaggtccgtggggcgacgcacaattggcctagcgtcgtccgggttaggtagggatgtccttgtctcatcgcgtaccagcgactcctgtggcgggccgggcgcagtgcgtgctaaccaaggttgccaggtgcacggtgtttcctccgacacattggtgcggctggcttctgggttggatggcgctgtgttaagaagcagtgcggcttggttgggttgcatatcggaggacgcatgactttcaaccttcgtctctcctgctagttgtagcgatgagacaagatggtagctactaaacaattggatacgatgaaattggggaggaaaaggggtaaaattcaaaatatatatatagtttttaaccccttttcctccccaatttcgtggtatccaattgtttagtccaactatcttgtctcatcgctacaactcccggatatctatatctatctataatTAATTTCTGTCCTTCAGAGGGGTGTTATCATCAAGGGCCTGGAAGAAATCACAGTACACAACAAAAATGAGGTTTACCAGATTTTGGAGCGTGGATCTGCCAAGAGGAAAACTGCCTCCACTCTCATGAATGCGTACTCCAGGTAAACCTGCATGTCTGACCAAATAAACTTGTCTCATACTAAACCACAGTGTATAAATGTTTAGTTGAGTGTTTGTTTGTATTTATCTGCCCCTTTTTGTTTTTCAGCCGCTCTCACTCAGTGTTCTCCGTCACAATTCATATGAAGGAGATAACTGTTGATGGAGAGGAACTGGTCAAGATTGGAAAACTGAACTTGGTATGGTTAACTGGTATTACCTACAAATGCATTGTCATGCACGCTTTACCAGTGACATACAAAGATGGATAGCACATTTGACCTGTATGTGCACCTGCTTGTGTTGCCATCAAGAATTCTAGCTAACCTGACCCTCACCTTGTAGGTTGACCTTGCTGGCAGTGAGAACATCGGTCGGTCCGGGGCTGTGGACAAGCGGGCGCGTGAGGCTGGCAACATCAACCAGTCTCTGCTGACACTGGGCAGGGTGATCACTGCACTGGTGGAGAAGAGGCCTCATGTGCCCTACAGGGAGTCCAAACTCACCCGCATCCTCCAGGACTCATTGGGAGGCCGCACTAAGACTTCCATCATTGCCACAGTTTCACCAGCCTCCATCAacttggaggtgtgtttgtctGGCTTTGTTATTTTCTCTTGGCACCAATGTCTAGATTGATATCTAATTTGATCAATACTCAACTTTTTGTTTCATGAAATCCCCAGGAAACTCTGAGCACACTGGATTATGCCAACAGGGCCAAGAACATCATGAACAAGCCTGAGGTGAACCAGAAGTTGACAAAGAGAACTCTTATCAAGGTATATAAGCACAgaacaaaacatctcaatttgaGTATGCATGCGCTGTTTACTTTAAGCATGTGTATTTTATTTGTGGTAAAACATCTGGACTGAAAATATTGAATTTCATCATCAGGAATACACAGAGGAAATTGAGCGTCTAAAACGGGATTTGGCTGCCACTCGTGACAAGAATGGAGTGTATCTGTCATCTGAGAACTATGAGTAAATGCCCATTGTACAACACACAAATGTTGTGTATGAATCAAATGTTTATTTCTAAAGTCTGAATCCCTTCAAAAGGAGAAAGTATATTTCATTAATCCCCTTAGGAGCATGGCAGCTGCGATATCTTCCCAAGAGGATCACATAACTGAATACACAGAGAAGATTGCTGCAGTGGAGGAGGAACTGAAGAGCGTAAGCTTATTTAGAAAGTACTCTCATATTTTACTTCCTGTTTTTGGATGAGCAGCACCATGGTTACCGGCTCCACTTGACTCATCAAACATGTGTAACCATCCCTCCTCCCCAGGTTACAGAGCTGTTTGAGGATCGCAAGGAGAAGCTGGACAAGTGCACCAATGACCTAGAGGAGAAAAACCAGAAGCTGCAGGAGACTCACAGGGACCTGCAGAAGACCAAGCAGAAGCTCACTGAGGAGGAGTTTATAGTGTCTGAGCTGGCCACCACCGAGGAGAAACTGTACACCACTGCAGACAAGGTTAGGGTGACATCATTACGACCAGTTAGGACAATGTATAAGGGCTTCTACTAAACAACTAAAATTACACTTGAGTATGTATGTACAGGATATTCAAAACTGTTTTAGTCTAAAGTTATGAGTTAATGTTATCCCAGTTGCTGACAACTGTTGACGAAAGCACCAAAGACGTGTCTGGCCTGCATGCGAAGCTGGAGAGGAAGAAAAAGGTTGAGGAGCACAACTCTGAGATCCAGATGAGTTTCGCAGACTGCATGGATGCTATGTTCAGCCAGATGCAGAAATCTGTAGAAGACCAGCACAGCAAGCACCAGGGCATGCTGGACTCCTACAAAACCTCAGTTGGTGAGAAGCTTGAAATGGTTCAGTACTTTGAGTGATATGAGCGCATCATAGAATTTGATATCCAATTTAGTCTTTTACTCTCCCCCTCAGAGGGTCTTCTCGCAGTCAACAACAAAGTTTTCAAAGGATCCATGGCTACTGTAGCCACGTCCTTCTGCAGCATCAAAGACCTGGTTGCTGATGGCATGACCAAGTGTCAGGCTAAGATGATGGAGCAGGAGACGCTGTGTGTGGAGGCTAAAAACAGTCTGCACCAGGTTTTGGTAAGAAATGAAGCTCTCGTCTgatcttttctattttttttgttgcatgaATCTGTATGAAGAGGTGGGAGAGGTTTCATGATAAATGCAATCCTGGGTTAACAGGAGGAGCATAAGCTGGAGCTTGAGGAGGTCCTTGTGGCCCAGGTGTTGCCTGGTCTGAGTGCTGTCATGGCCATGAATGACAACCTGAGGAAGACACTGGAGACCCACCATGCCCTGGCAGCTAAGGTAAGGGAAGCTGGCTGAAATAATGCACAATACTGTTCTCAAAATACTTTTGAGTATACATGATGGACAACTTCGTGAATTCCTTTTCCCCAGATGGAGTCCATGAAGGTGGAGACGGCGTCGTTCTTCAGTGGCCATGCCCAGGACCTGGCTACCCTGAGGGAGACTGCAACAGAAGGTCTCGGCTCCCTAAAGACTGAGCACGACAACCTGAAGGAACAGATCAGCAGAGCAGACAAGGAGCACCAGACGGTACGGCCTGGGATCTGCTTGGTGTTGTGTAgtctaaagcaggggtgtcaaagctACGGCTTGTAGGCCATGGGAAAATATCGATAtattttaaaatgactaaaatgtaatcgAAACTGTCAAAATAATGGACCAACGTTCAGTTCACTGGGTCCAGTTTGCTAATCATCATCACAAATGAAACCTAGACAGTGAGAGAGCATGAAATTACAAAAACGATGGACTATTGTTTTGAGCAAATGTTGACAGCAGTGTTTCAATGTGGCCCCCGGGACTAAATTTGTCTGACACCCCTAGTTTAAAGTGTTCTCATCACCCTCTTACTTATCTTGTCTTCTTTTTCAGATCATTGCAAAGTAATACTACCCCTTGAGATTCACAAAAGTGTTGCTCTTGCAGTGGTCTACTCTGCTTTGATGCCATTGATCCAGTCCCTGTTCAACATTTAAATGTTAATGAAAACCCCTGTCATTCTCACTATCAAGGCTGTATGGTCAACAAGTGTGCTTTTCTATCTGACTTTGTGACATCCCTTCTGTTTCTGATCGTACAGGGCATGACCCAGGTGATCCAGTGTCTGCAGAACCAGCTCAACCTCCTGGCCATGGAGACCCAGAATAACTATGCCGGCCTGATGAATGCCTCCGACGCCCTGCAGCTCCCTGTTCAGTCCCTTCAGCAGACCCTTCAAACGTAAGTGCAACTGGGCTGTCTTAACTGGGCCATTGACATGTCTAATGATTTCTGTCCATAGTGTGGGCTTTGTTCATTTGAATCTGCATATTTTTCACCTGATATGTTTGCCAGGGCAGAGCCACTAACTTTGCTGCCCTTCTCCAGGAGATGCACTGTGTCTGAGAACCAGACCGCCACCCAAAAGGAACGTCTAGAGTCTACCACTGCCAGCTTGATCTCTGAGGtccaacagactgtccaggaggcCATGCGCACAGTGGACGAGTCCTCCGGCTACTGCAGCCACCTGCACAGCTCTCTGACCCAGCTGGGTGAGAAGAGTCTGCAGTGGTGTGCCTCTACCGAAGATGGCATTGACTCCCAGACCCAGGCTCAGCTCACCCTGATCAGAGACCAAACCGCCTCTGCTCATACCCTGCTAACGGTAAACTATACACTCGGATAGATTGTTGTGCAGTTTTACCTCAAACGGATACTTGTTGGTGTATGAAATGGAGTactaagtattttttttttagccCTTGACAGTTTTTCTGGCACTGCAATTTTTGTTTTGCAAAATTGGTTAGCTTTGAAATCCCTGCGCAGCTTCTTACATGTCTGAAATCATTATGACTGAAATCTCAACCTGTGTTTCTCTGGTGTGATTCAGAGAGTGGAGCAGAGCTGTGAGGAGAGAGTCCAGGAAGTGAGTGGGCAGCTGAAGCAGCAGCAGAAGATGGTGAAGGAGGGTCTGGGGTCCATGAAGGAGCAGACGTCACTGGACCAGAACACCCTGGAACACCACCAGACGGAACTCAAGGCCCACTTGGAGGATGGCCTGGCCCGTGTCCACAGCTTC
This window of the Oncorhynchus clarkii lewisi isolate Uvic-CL-2024 chromosome 1, UVic_Ocla_1.0, whole genome shotgun sequence genome carries:
- the LOC139412549 gene encoding kinesin-like protein KIF11-B; translation: MSTHNSFSVAKKDEKGRNIQVVVRCRPFNNAERKSAAHGVIDTVENRKEINVRTGGIGDKAARKTYTFDMVFGPSAKQIDVYKSVVCPILDEVIGGYNCTVFAYGQTGTGKTFTMEGERSPNEEFTWEEDPLAGIIPRTLHQIFEKLSESGTEFSVKVSLLEIYNEELFDLLSPFPDVTERLQLFDDPRNKRGVIIKGLEEITVHNKNEVYQILERGSAKRKTASTLMNAYSSRSHSVFSVTIHMKEITVDGEELVKIGKLNLVDLAGSENIGRSGAVDKRAREAGNINQSLLTLGRVITALVEKRPHVPYRESKLTRILQDSLGGRTKTSIIATVSPASINLEETLSTLDYANRAKNIMNKPEVNQKLTKRTLIKEYTEEIERLKRDLAATRDKNGVYLSSENYESMAAAISSQEDHITEYTEKIAAVEEELKSVTELFEDRKEKLDKCTNDLEEKNQKLQETHRDLQKTKQKLTEEEFIVSELATTEEKLYTTADKLLTTVDESTKDVSGLHAKLERKKKVEEHNSEIQMSFADCMDAMFSQMQKSVEDQHSKHQGMLDSYKTSVEGLLAVNNKVFKGSMATVATSFCSIKDLVADGMTKCQAKMMEQETLCVEAKNSLHQVLEEHKLELEEVLVAQVLPGLSAVMAMNDNLRKTLETHHALAAKMESMKVETASFFSGHAQDLATLRETATEGLGSLKTEHDNLKEQISRADKEHQTGMTQVIQCLQNQLNLLAMETQNNYAGLMNASDALQLPVQSLQQTLQTRCTVSENQTATQKERLESTTASLISEVQQTVQEAMRTVDESSGYCSHLHSSLTQLGEKSLQWCASTEDGIDSQTQAQLTLIRDQTASAHTLLTRVEQSCEERVQEVSGQLKQQQKMVKEGLGSMKEQTSLDQNTLEHHQTELKAHLEDGLARVHSFLSDELLQDIPTGATPRRRDFVYPRLLAKSKSRAELLENLCHKQEELQTALFQCDALEEEKQVDQDSLEDEVSGYGYVTETPYIDENLMCYENGRVPFFKQKKAGKKEKSVNRNKMVDNDTQATPVRSKLPLRCQN